In Planctomicrobium piriforme, a single genomic region encodes these proteins:
- a CDS encoding class I SAM-dependent methyltransferase has protein sequence MSNADQEIRSGRRYAFGKNWSSFLTTLDDARIEIAMQSLRDLLGVDTLEGRTFLDVGSGSGLFSLAARKLGADVTSFDYDNDSVACAIELRKRYETDPARWSIQQGSALDEPFLNSLGTFDVVYSWGVLHHTGDMWRALDLASNACRSGGLLAIALYNDQGWRSRGWRRVKQIYCSGAAGRAAMTLAFYPYFAARTALVSLVRRQNEFAAYRRHRGMSIVHDWRDWLGGLPFEVARFDDVVSFFACRDFELVRGTRTHRLGCHEFVFCKSPEAQRKSPTGDQSHPQG, from the coding sequence ATGTCGAACGCGGACCAGGAAATTCGAAGCGGACGGCGATACGCCTTCGGGAAGAACTGGTCTTCATTTCTGACAACGCTCGATGACGCCCGCATTGAGATTGCTATGCAGTCGCTCCGCGATCTGCTGGGAGTCGATACGCTCGAGGGCCGTACGTTTCTCGACGTCGGTTCCGGCAGCGGCCTGTTCTCGCTCGCTGCCAGAAAGCTGGGCGCCGATGTCACGTCGTTCGATTATGACAACGACTCGGTCGCCTGCGCGATTGAATTGCGCAAGCGGTATGAAACGGATCCAGCGCGGTGGAGCATCCAGCAAGGGTCGGCGCTCGATGAGCCGTTTCTGAATTCACTCGGAACATTCGATGTCGTCTATTCCTGGGGTGTGCTGCACCATACCGGCGACATGTGGCGAGCGCTCGATCTGGCGTCGAATGCCTGTCGCTCGGGCGGGCTACTGGCAATCGCGCTGTACAACGATCAGGGCTGGCGATCACGCGGCTGGCGACGGGTCAAGCAAATTTATTGCTCAGGTGCGGCCGGAAGAGCGGCCATGACGCTCGCGTTCTACCCATATTTCGCCGCGCGAACTGCGCTGGTCTCCCTGGTACGAAGACAGAACGAGTTTGCCGCGTACCGGCGACATCGCGGGATGTCGATCGTGCATGACTGGCGTGACTGGCTGGGCGGCCTGCCGTTCGAGGTCGCGCGCTTTGACGATGTCGTCAGCTTCTTTGCCTGTCGTGACTTTGAACTGGTCCGGGGCACACGGACACACCGCCTTGGGTGTCACGAATTCGTCTTCTGCAAATCGCCCGAGGCGCAAAGAAAAAGCCCTACGGGTGACCAAAGTCACCCACAGGGCTGA
- the lepA gene encoding translation elongation factor 4 translates to MKPEFIRNFSIIAHIDHGKSTLADQLLLKSGAIDERTYQAQILDDLDVERERGITVKARAVAIKYPYKGQIYQLNFIDTPGHVDFHYEVSRSLAACEGALLVVDAFQGVQAQTVANAYAAIEAGLEIIPVINKIDLPVTRIEEVCEEIENVIGLDASNALRVSAKAGIGIEDCIEAIIQRIPAPKGLPDAQLRALVFDSKYDDYRGVVTYIRVVDGTIRKKDRIRFMRGATVHEVIELGQFCPFMETVEELGPGQAGYLITGVKVLGNIHVGDTVTLQGNPASEPLPGYKQPKQMVFCGMYPIDATDFEKLRFELDKMLLNDASFSFAPETSDALGFGFRCGFLGMLHMEIIQQRLEKEADVDLIQTAPNVTYQLLKRTGELVTIDNPAEVPDSGSIDEFREPIARVTFILPTASMGTIMQLCSDRRGEYKSTEFLGRDRAQLVYEMPLAEIIYDMHDKLKSITRGYGTMDYEVVGFKAADLVKLDILVKGNLVEALATIVHRQSAERRGRALVKKLKEEIPRHQFEVPIQAAIGSRVIARETIQALRKNVTAKCYGGDISRKRKLLQKQKEGKKRMKQFGEVEIPQKAFLSVLEAGKDD, encoded by the coding sequence ATGAAGCCGGAATTCATTCGTAACTTTTCGATCATCGCCCACATCGATCATGGCAAGAGTACGCTCGCCGACCAGTTGCTGCTGAAAAGCGGGGCGATCGACGAACGGACTTATCAAGCGCAAATCCTCGACGACCTGGACGTCGAACGGGAACGGGGCATCACCGTCAAGGCCCGCGCCGTGGCGATCAAGTACCCCTACAAAGGGCAGATCTACCAGCTCAACTTCATCGATACGCCAGGGCACGTCGACTTCCACTACGAAGTCTCCCGGAGTCTGGCGGCGTGCGAAGGCGCGCTGCTGGTCGTCGATGCCTTCCAGGGGGTCCAGGCCCAGACCGTGGCGAACGCTTACGCCGCGATCGAAGCCGGTCTCGAAATTATTCCGGTCATCAACAAAATCGACCTCCCGGTCACCCGCATCGAAGAAGTCTGCGAGGAAATTGAGAACGTCATCGGTCTCGATGCCTCGAACGCCTTGCGGGTGAGCGCGAAAGCCGGCATCGGCATCGAAGATTGTATTGAGGCCATCATTCAGCGAATTCCGGCGCCAAAAGGGCTGCCGGATGCTCAACTGCGGGCACTCGTCTTCGACAGCAAGTACGACGACTACCGGGGCGTGGTCACCTATATCCGCGTTGTCGACGGCACGATTCGTAAAAAGGACCGCATCCGTTTCATGCGCGGGGCGACGGTGCACGAAGTCATCGAACTCGGCCAGTTCTGCCCGTTCATGGAAACGGTCGAAGAACTCGGGCCGGGCCAGGCGGGCTACCTGATTACCGGCGTGAAGGTGCTCGGCAACATTCATGTCGGGGATACGGTGACGCTGCAGGGAAATCCCGCCAGCGAGCCGCTTCCCGGTTACAAGCAGCCCAAGCAGATGGTGTTCTGCGGGATGTATCCGATCGACGCCACCGACTTCGAAAAGCTGCGGTTCGAACTCGACAAGATGCTGCTGAACGACGCCAGCTTCTCGTTCGCGCCGGAAACCAGCGATGCCCTGGGCTTCGGGTTCCGCTGCGGCTTTCTCGGCATGCTGCACATGGAGATCATCCAGCAGCGGCTCGAAAAAGAAGCCGACGTCGACCTGATTCAAACCGCGCCGAACGTCACCTATCAACTGCTCAAGCGGACCGGCGAACTGGTCACCATCGACAACCCCGCCGAAGTCCCCGACTCGGGGTCGATCGATGAATTCCGCGAGCCGATCGCCCGCGTGACGTTCATTCTCCCCACCGCCAGCATGGGGACGATCATGCAGCTCTGCTCTGACCGCCGCGGGGAATACAAGAGCACCGAATTCCTCGGCCGCGACCGCGCCCAGTTGGTCTACGAGATGCCGCTGGCCGAAATCATCTACGACATGCACGACAAGCTGAAGTCGATTACCCGCGGCTACGGCACGATGGATTACGAAGTGGTCGGCTTCAAAGCGGCCGATCTCGTGAAGCTCGACATTCTGGTGAAGGGGAATCTGGTCGAGGCGCTGGCCACGATCGTGCACCGCCAGTCGGCCGAGCGCCGCGGACGTGCGCTGGTCAAAAAGCTCAAGGAAGAAATCCCGCGTCACCAGTTCGAAGTGCCGATTCAGGCCGCCATCGGTTCCCGCGTGATTGCCCGCGAAACGATCCAGGCCCTCCGCAAGAACGTGACCGCCAAGTGCTACGGCGGAGATATCTCGCGAAAGCGGAAGCTGCTGCAGAAGCAGAAAGAGGGCAAGAAGCGAATGAAGCAGTTCGGCGAAGTCGAAATTCCGCAGAAGGCCTTCCTCTCGGTCCTGGAAGCCGGCAAGGACGACTAG